The following proteins come from a genomic window of Oncorhynchus mykiss isolate Arlee chromosome 19, USDA_OmykA_1.1, whole genome shotgun sequence:
- the rdh14a gene encoding retinol dehydrogenase 14a isoform X3, which translates to MKRTEEAAQEIRLETGPDSGELLIKCLDLASLKSVHSFCEDIIKEEPRIDVLINNAGIYQCPYTRTEDGFEMQFGVNHLGHFLLTHLLLDLLKRSAPSRVVVVSSKLYKYGEIDFDDLDSERRYDKAFAYGRSKLANLLFTCELARRLEGTGVAVNALTPGIVRTNLGRHVNIPLLAKPLWELASRAFFKSPEEGAQTSVYLACSPDVEEVQGKCFADCQEQKLLPKATDQEVARKLWDISEVMVGITM; encoded by the exons ATGAAGAGGACTGAGGAAGCAGCACAGGAGATTCGACTGGAGACTGGTCCAGATTCGGGAGAACTCCTCATCAAGTGCCTGGACCTCGCATCACTGAAATCCGTGCACAGTTTCTGCGAAGACATCATCAAG GAAGAGCCCAGGATTGACGTGCTGATCAACAATGCAGGGATCTACCAGTGCCCTTATACCAGGACGGAGGATGGCTTCGAGATGCAGTTCGGGGTGAACCACCTCGGCCACTTCCTCCTCACCCACCTCCTCCTGGACCTCCTGAAGCGCTCTGCGCCCAGCCGCGTGGTTGTGGTCTCCTCCAAACTCTACAAGTACGGCGAGATCGACTTTGACGACCTGGATAGCGAACGGCGCTATGACAAGGCCTTTGCCTATGGCCGAAGCAAGCTAGCCAACCTCCTCTTCACCTGCGAGTTGGCCCGCCGCCTCGAGGGGACTGGGGTGGCGGTCAATGCATTGACCCCGGGGATAGTGAGGACTAACCTGGGCAGGCATGTCAATATCCCCCTCCTGGCCAAGCCCCTGTGGGAGTTGGCATCCAGGGCCTTCTTCAAGAGCCCAGAGGAGGGGGCGCAGACCTCGGTCTACCTGGCCTGCTCGCCCGACGTGGAGGAGGTCCAGGGGAAGTGCTTTGCGGACTGCCAGGAGCAGAAACTTCTGCCCAAGGCTACGGACCAAGAGGTGGCCAGGAAACTTTGGGATATTAGTGAAGTCATGGTGGGCATAACCATGTGA
- the rdh14a gene encoding retinol dehydrogenase 14a isoform X2 encodes MACRDMKRTEEAAQEIRLETGPDSGELLIKCLDLASLKSVHSFCEDIIKEEPRIDVLINNAGIYQCPYTRTEDGFEMQFGVNHLGHFLLTHLLLDLLKRSAPSRVVVVSSKLYKYGEIDFDDLDSERRYDKAFAYGRSKLANLLFTCELARRLEGTGVAVNALTPGIVRTNLGRHVNIPLLAKPLWELASRAFFKSPEEGAQTSVYLACSPDVEEVQGKCFADCQEQKLLPKATDQEVARKLWDISEVMVGITM; translated from the exons ATGGCTTGCAGGGACATGAAGAGGACTGAGGAAGCAGCACAGGAGATTCGACTGGAGACTGGTCCAGATTCGGGAGAACTCCTCATCAAGTGCCTGGACCTCGCATCACTGAAATCCGTGCACAGTTTCTGCGAAGACATCATCAAG GAAGAGCCCAGGATTGACGTGCTGATCAACAATGCAGGGATCTACCAGTGCCCTTATACCAGGACGGAGGATGGCTTCGAGATGCAGTTCGGGGTGAACCACCTCGGCCACTTCCTCCTCACCCACCTCCTCCTGGACCTCCTGAAGCGCTCTGCGCCCAGCCGCGTGGTTGTGGTCTCCTCCAAACTCTACAAGTACGGCGAGATCGACTTTGACGACCTGGATAGCGAACGGCGCTATGACAAGGCCTTTGCCTATGGCCGAAGCAAGCTAGCCAACCTCCTCTTCACCTGCGAGTTGGCCCGCCGCCTCGAGGGGACTGGGGTGGCGGTCAATGCATTGACCCCGGGGATAGTGAGGACTAACCTGGGCAGGCATGTCAATATCCCCCTCCTGGCCAAGCCCCTGTGGGAGTTGGCATCCAGGGCCTTCTTCAAGAGCCCAGAGGAGGGGGCGCAGACCTCGGTCTACCTGGCCTGCTCGCCCGACGTGGAGGAGGTCCAGGGGAAGTGCTTTGCGGACTGCCAGGAGCAGAAACTTCTGCCCAAGGCTACGGACCAAGAGGTGGCCAGGAAACTTTGGGATATTAGTGAAGTCATGGTGGGCATAACCATGTGA
- the rdh14a gene encoding retinol dehydrogenase 14a isoform X1 has protein sequence MRGKTIIVTGANSGIGKATTVELLRRGGRVIMACRDMKRTEEAAQEIRLETGPDSGELLIKCLDLASLKSVHSFCEDIIKEEPRIDVLINNAGIYQCPYTRTEDGFEMQFGVNHLGHFLLTHLLLDLLKRSAPSRVVVVSSKLYKYGEIDFDDLDSERRYDKAFAYGRSKLANLLFTCELARRLEGTGVAVNALTPGIVRTNLGRHVNIPLLAKPLWELASRAFFKSPEEGAQTSVYLACSPDVEEVQGKCFADCQEQKLLPKATDQEVARKLWDISEVMVGITM, from the exons ATGCGTGGAAAAACTATAATAGTGACTGGTGCCAACAGTGGCATAGGCAAAGCCACAACAGTTGAACTACTAAGGCGCGGGGGTCGGGTGATCATGGCTTGCAGGGACATGAAGAGGACTGAGGAAGCAGCACAGGAGATTCGACTGGAGACTGGTCCAGATTCGGGAGAACTCCTCATCAAGTGCCTGGACCTCGCATCACTGAAATCCGTGCACAGTTTCTGCGAAGACATCATCAAG GAAGAGCCCAGGATTGACGTGCTGATCAACAATGCAGGGATCTACCAGTGCCCTTATACCAGGACGGAGGATGGCTTCGAGATGCAGTTCGGGGTGAACCACCTCGGCCACTTCCTCCTCACCCACCTCCTCCTGGACCTCCTGAAGCGCTCTGCGCCCAGCCGCGTGGTTGTGGTCTCCTCCAAACTCTACAAGTACGGCGAGATCGACTTTGACGACCTGGATAGCGAACGGCGCTATGACAAGGCCTTTGCCTATGGCCGAAGCAAGCTAGCCAACCTCCTCTTCACCTGCGAGTTGGCCCGCCGCCTCGAGGGGACTGGGGTGGCGGTCAATGCATTGACCCCGGGGATAGTGAGGACTAACCTGGGCAGGCATGTCAATATCCCCCTCCTGGCCAAGCCCCTGTGGGAGTTGGCATCCAGGGCCTTCTTCAAGAGCCCAGAGGAGGGGGCGCAGACCTCGGTCTACCTGGCCTGCTCGCCCGACGTGGAGGAGGTCCAGGGGAAGTGCTTTGCGGACTGCCAGGAGCAGAAACTTCTGCCCAAGGCTACGGACCAAGAGGTGGCCAGGAAACTTTGGGATATTAGTGAAGTCATGGTGGGCATAACCATGTGA